A portion of the Magnetovibrio sp. genome contains these proteins:
- a CDS encoding GAF domain-containing protein, producing MAGTQSTQGVTKKARAKTTAQAAGSSKAAAAKKTKAKTSTAKPTTVKAGARKATVTTVPSKAKAARPKPKARDVTRLSEAEIHRLQRADLLLGISRHMAGIETLDEVLRELVEIVSRETNAERSSLFLNDPETGELYTRVAQGKNIREIRILNDSGIAGWVFSSGKGTIIDDAHADARFNKSIDEQTGFRTRSILCAPIKTVKGDVIGVVQSLNKKNGRQHTHFDKDDLEFLQDIATQAAVALQSTEFVERMQKKRSQEMEFLDVVSDVTSEINLNALLAKVMGEATRMLNAERSTLFLNDEKTNELWSMVGAGLNALEIRLPNHLGIAGTVFTSVKSINIPYAYADLRFNPAFDKKTGFFTRSILCTPVVNKEGKCIGVTQVLNKKGGPFTDEDEQRLKAFTAQISIGLENAKLFSDVQNMKNYNESMLESMSNAVVTTDEDGKIVTCNRAGHRIMKLESDADVIGKTAEEFFTGKNDWVIKKIKKVDESQVADISMDAELFFGEEPTSANVTTLPLISSNGEKLGSMVMIEDISSEKRMKSTMSRYMDPGLADQLMEGGQGDDFLGGRSADATVLFSDVRSFTTITEALGPQGTVALLNEYFTIMVDCITEEGGMLDKFIGDAIMAAFGIPVAHGDDEDRAMRAAIKMLTSLNEWNIVREARGEMKIDHGLGLNTDNVVSGNIGSPKRMDYTMIGDGVNLAARLESACKQYHAHLLISEFTYKRLKGTYRIRDVDDVIVKGKTKPVRVYEVLDYHTDETFPNLMDGVNYFSEGRKHYTAGNWDKAISSFKEVLKANPKDELSNTYIERCTHLKAEKPKDWNGVWVMKSK from the coding sequence ATGGCCGGCACACAGTCGACCCAAGGGGTAACCAAAAAAGCGCGCGCAAAAACCACCGCGCAGGCAGCGGGCTCATCCAAGGCCGCCGCCGCAAAAAAAACCAAAGCCAAAACCTCCACAGCCAAGCCCACCACGGTCAAGGCCGGCGCACGCAAAGCAACGGTCACGACAGTGCCGTCCAAGGCCAAAGCCGCCCGCCCCAAACCCAAGGCCCGCGACGTCACGCGCCTAAGCGAAGCGGAAATTCACCGCCTGCAACGCGCCGATTTGCTGCTTGGCATCTCGCGTCACATGGCGGGGATCGAAACGCTCGACGAAGTGTTGCGTGAACTGGTCGAAATCGTCAGCCGCGAAACCAATGCGGAACGCTCTTCGTTGTTCCTGAACGACCCGGAAACGGGCGAGCTGTACACCCGCGTGGCGCAAGGCAAGAACATCCGCGAAATCCGCATCCTCAACGACAGCGGTATTGCCGGTTGGGTGTTTTCTTCGGGCAAAGGCACCATCATCGACGACGCCCACGCCGATGCGCGGTTCAACAAATCCATCGACGAGCAGACCGGCTTTCGCACCCGATCCATCTTGTGCGCACCGATCAAAACCGTCAAAGGCGACGTCATCGGCGTGGTCCAATCGCTGAACAAAAAGAACGGCCGTCAACACACCCATTTCGACAAAGACGATCTGGAGTTCCTGCAAGACATCGCAACCCAGGCGGCGGTGGCGCTGCAAAGCACCGAGTTCGTCGAGCGCATGCAAAAGAAGCGCAGCCAGGAAATGGAATTCCTGGACGTGGTCTCGGACGTCACGTCGGAAATCAACTTGAACGCCTTGCTCGCCAAGGTCATGGGCGAAGCGACACGAATGCTGAACGCCGAACGCTCGACCCTGTTTCTCAACGACGAAAAAACCAACGAGTTGTGGTCGATGGTTGGCGCGGGATTGAACGCGCTGGAAATCCGATTACCCAACCACCTCGGCATCGCGGGAACGGTGTTCACCTCGGTCAAGTCCATCAACATTCCCTATGCCTATGCCGATCTGCGGTTCAATCCGGCGTTCGACAAGAAGACCGGGTTCTTCACCCGTTCGATCCTGTGTACCCCGGTGGTCAACAAGGAAGGCAAATGCATTGGCGTCACCCAGGTGCTGAACAAAAAGGGCGGGCCCTTCACCGACGAAGACGAACAGCGCCTCAAGGCGTTCACCGCGCAGATTTCCATCGGCCTGGAAAATGCCAAACTGTTCAGCGACGTCCAGAACATGAAGAACTACAACGAAAGCATGCTGGAAAGTATGTCCAACGCTGTGGTCACCACCGACGAAGACGGCAAGATCGTCACCTGTAACCGCGCCGGCCATCGCATCATGAAGCTGGAAAGCGACGCCGACGTGATCGGCAAGACGGCGGAAGAATTCTTCACCGGCAAAAACGATTGGGTGATCAAGAAAATCAAGAAGGTCGACGAAAGCCAAGTCGCCGACATCTCGATGGACGCGGAACTGTTCTTCGGTGAGGAACCGACCTCGGCCAACGTCACCACGCTACCGCTGATTTCCAGCAATGGCGAAAAGCTCGGCTCGATGGTCATGATCGAAGACATCTCGTCGGAAAAGCGCATGAAGTCGACCATGAGCCGCTATATGGACCCGGGCTTGGCCGATCAGTTGATGGAAGGCGGCCAAGGCGACGATTTTCTCGGCGGGCGCAGCGCCGACGCGACGGTGCTGTTTTCCGACGTGCGCTCCTTCACCACCATCACCGAAGCGCTCGGCCCGCAGGGCACGGTGGCGCTGCTCAACGAATACTTCACCATCATGGTCGATTGCATCACCGAAGAAGGCGGCATGCTCGATAAGTTCATCGGCGACGCCATCATGGCGGCGTTCGGCATTCCGGTCGCGCACGGCGACGACGAAGACCGCGCCATGCGCGCCGCCATCAAGATGCTCACCAGCCTCAACGAATGGAACATCGTGCGCGAAGCGCGCGGCGAAATGAAGATCGACCACGGCTTGGGGCTCAACACCGACAACGTCGTGTCGGGCAACATCGGTTCGCCCAAGCGTATGGACTACACCATGATCGGCGACGGCGTGAACCTCGCCGCCCGGCTGGAAAGCGCGTGCAAGCAGTACCACGCCCATCTGTTGATTTCGGAATTCACCTACAAGCGACTCAAGGGCACGTATCGCATCCGCGACGTCGACGACGTGATCGTCAAAGGCAAAACCAAGCCGGTGCGGGTTTACGAAGTGCTCGACTACCACACCGACGAAACATTCCCCAATCTGATGGACGGGGTGAACTATTTTTCCGAAGGCCGCAAACACTACACAGCCGGCAATTGGGACAAGGCCATTTCATCGTTCAAGGAAGTGCTCAAAGCCAATCCCAAGGATGAATTGTCCAACACTTACATCGAACGCTGTACCCATCTGAAAGCCGAAAAGCCTAAGGATTGGAATGGCGTTTGGGTGATGAAGTCGAAATAA
- a CDS encoding adenylate/guanylate cyclase domain-containing protein: MKSFLKKAFSVERMVGIVMLLALLVLSRLDPYPVEFLREKSFDIYQQIKPRPLPKPEDRLVTIIDIDERSLREVGQMPWSRKIMAQLVAQLHNYGVGVTAFDIVFAEPDRMNPEGVVDSLVGIDEDVREKILKLESNDEIFGRIVSQANVVLGQAGYWDQLPNNAGEPFKKSVAVRKLTKDTPDPTAFLTGVPTLIRNLPVLEKGAKGVGMFSLNPSIDGIIRQVPLVTKHEGHLYPALSVEAIRVGFAVSTLMAEVNPFGLSAIGVAPKSKVKPKGLKIPTNEKGMVRPYFAPHDQRMYVSAADVLNGKADKSKIAGKIAFIGTSAVGLLDIRSTPIDPIIPGVEVHAQVIENALAIDRNVGVVAAEFFLTRPNLTKGAEMLLIAFGGLLMIIIAPMLGATRSLMVFLVLSVSAVGLSWYLFTEKRMLLDATFAVISTFLLYSTLTYMSFTREEAAKRQTRDAFSKYLSPDMVNVVAENPDQLKLGGQKRDMTLLFCDVRGFTTISEQFDAEGLTKLINKLLTPLTNVILARKGTVDKYMGDCIMAFWNAPLDDPEHAKNGCISALKMLEEMEPLNQRLEQEAKEEGRKHIPLKVGLGLNSGECVVGNMGSDQRFDYSVLGDTVNLASRLEGQSKTYGVRIVIGDSTHAQVPTMATIELDLIKVKGKTEAVRIFALLGDEDLAQQSDFQAFKLKIDELLAKYRGQDWAGAKVACDEARAMHAPFDIDDTFFDLYEERIAAGEANPPGEGWDGVFTATTK, from the coding sequence ATGAAGTCGTTTTTGAAAAAGGCATTCAGCGTCGAGCGCATGGTGGGCATTGTGATGCTCTTGGCGCTGCTGGTGCTGTCGCGGTTGGACCCGTATCCGGTCGAATTTCTGCGCGAAAAGAGCTTCGACATCTATCAGCAGATCAAACCCCGTCCTCTGCCCAAGCCCGAAGACCGCCTCGTCACCATCATCGACATCGACGAGCGCAGTCTGCGTGAAGTCGGTCAAATGCCCTGGTCGCGAAAAATCATGGCGCAATTGGTCGCCCAGTTGCACAACTATGGTGTTGGTGTGACCGCTTTCGATATCGTGTTCGCCGAACCCGACCGCATGAATCCCGAAGGCGTGGTAGATTCTTTGGTGGGTATCGACGAAGACGTGCGCGAAAAGATTTTGAAGCTGGAAAGCAATGACGAAATCTTTGGTCGCATCGTCTCTCAGGCCAACGTGGTGCTGGGGCAAGCCGGCTATTGGGACCAATTGCCCAATAATGCGGGCGAGCCGTTTAAAAAATCCGTTGCGGTGCGCAAATTGACCAAAGATACGCCGGATCCGACGGCCTTCCTCACCGGCGTGCCGACACTGATCCGCAATCTTCCGGTGTTGGAAAAAGGCGCCAAGGGGGTTGGGATGTTCTCACTCAACCCATCCATCGACGGTATCATTCGCCAAGTTCCTTTGGTCACCAAGCATGAAGGGCATCTCTATCCGGCCTTGTCGGTCGAAGCCATTCGCGTCGGTTTTGCAGTTTCGACCTTGATGGCGGAGGTCAACCCGTTTGGCCTCAGCGCCATCGGCGTCGCGCCGAAAAGCAAGGTCAAGCCTAAGGGCCTGAAAATTCCCACCAACGAAAAGGGCATGGTTCGTCCTTATTTTGCGCCCCATGATCAGCGCATGTACGTGTCGGCCGCGGACGTCTTGAACGGCAAGGCGGACAAATCGAAGATTGCCGGAAAGATTGCGTTCATCGGCACGTCCGCCGTGGGGCTTTTGGATATTCGCTCGACGCCGATCGACCCCATCATTCCCGGGGTCGAGGTTCACGCGCAAGTGATCGAAAACGCCTTGGCGATCGACCGTAACGTTGGCGTGGTGGCGGCGGAGTTCTTCCTCACCCGCCCCAATTTAACCAAGGGCGCGGAAATGCTGTTGATCGCCTTTGGCGGCCTGTTGATGATCATCATTGCACCGATGTTGGGGGCGACGCGTTCGTTGATGGTGTTTTTGGTGCTGTCGGTCAGCGCCGTTGGCTTGTCTTGGTATCTGTTTACAGAAAAACGCATGCTGCTGGACGCGACGTTCGCAGTGATCTCGACGTTCTTGCTCTATTCGACGTTGACGTACATGAGTTTCACCCGTGAAGAAGCGGCCAAGCGCCAGACCCGCGACGCGTTCTCCAAATACCTGTCGCCCGACATGGTCAATGTCGTGGCGGAAAATCCCGACCAGTTGAAATTGGGCGGACAGAAGCGCGACATGACGTTGCTGTTCTGCGACGTGCGCGGCTTTACTACCATTTCCGAACAGTTCGACGCCGAAGGTCTGACCAAACTGATCAACAAACTTTTGACGCCGTTGACCAACGTCATCTTGGCGCGCAAGGGTACGGTCGACAAATACATGGGCGATTGCATCATGGCGTTTTGGAACGCCCCGCTGGACGATCCCGAACACGCCAAGAACGGCTGTATTTCGGCGCTGAAGATGCTCGAGGAAATGGAGCCGCTCAACCAACGTTTGGAGCAAGAAGCCAAGGAAGAAGGGCGCAAGCACATCCCGTTGAAGGTCGGCTTGGGCCTCAATTCCGGCGAGTGCGTCGTCGGCAACATGGGGTCCGATCAGCGCTTCGATTATTCGGTTTTGGGCGACACCGTGAACTTGGCGTCACGTCTGGAAGGCCAGTCGAAAACCTACGGTGTGCGCATTGTGATCGGCGACAGCACCCACGCCCAGGTGCCGACCATGGCGACCATCGAGCTGGACCTGATCAAGGTCAAAGGCAAGACCGAAGCGGTGCGTATCTTCGCCTTGCTCGGCGATGAGGATTTGGCCCAACAGTCCGACTTCCAAGCCTTCAAGCTCAAGATCGACGAACTGCTGGCCAAGTACCGCGGCCAAGATTGGGCGGGGGCGAAAGTCGCGTGTGACGAGGCCCGCGCCATGCACGCACCGTTCGACATCGACGACACCTTCTTCGATCTTTACGAAGAGCGCATCGCGGCCGGTGAAGCCAACCCACCGGGCGAAGGCTGGGACGGCGTGTTCACCGCGACGACGAAGTAG
- a CDS encoding response regulator has translation MKIVLVDDDPDLIEVMYLSLQQAGHEVLASPAGGPIVSNLKYDPPDVLITDLVMAELTGLELCELVKANARLSGMKIILISARTDKLWKEKARACGADGFIDKPIDPVTFAADVEQIVAQAI, from the coding sequence ATGAAGATCGTACTTGTCGATGACGACCCAGACTTAATCGAAGTCATGTACCTATCGCTTCAACAAGCCGGTCACGAGGTGCTCGCCTCGCCCGCCGGCGGTCCTATCGTTTCCAACCTCAAATACGACCCGCCCGACGTTCTGATCACCGACTTGGTGATGGCGGAACTGACCGGGCTGGAGCTGTGCGAATTGGTCAAGGCCAATGCGCGATTGTCGGGTATGAAGATCATCTTGATCTCGGCGCGCACCGACAAGCTGTGGAAAGAGAAAGCCCGCGCCTGCGGCGCTGACGGCTTCATCGACAAACCCATCGACCCTGTGACCTTTGCCGCCGACGTGGAACAGATCGTCGCGCAAGCGATTTGA
- a CDS encoding ATP-binding cassette domain-containing protein yields the protein MTGETALDPSTEPSAKSWLKPFLKPLTPVFREVVAMSFFVNLLALAVPVFTMQVYNRVVNSNGISTLQGLVVGMFLVIAFDYVLRQSRARILQTVALRVDVDLGRRLFRKIMRMPLQNLEAQPSAYWSSLFRDVDVVRNTLSGSTALLVADLPFAILFLILIFVIAAPVAWVLLVMLPVFMFIAWRSSNVMSDASGQERKSTQTRDSLVGEMIAGRTTIKALGLDRSMEPVWEEKHAENIESAINRGSKTDGFSNLGASLGLITSLLLTTVGALAIIDQNLTIGALIATNMLSGRIMGPLNQLVGTWRLYAGFNQATERLGTVFLNTSEREVSEVKLEKPKGALSIENVFFSYGEDQAPVVSGITVEIQPGGVHALVGRNGSGKTTLLKIIQGLYQPHKGRVTLDGADMAQFTRSELADWLGYVPQESVLFAGTVRDNITSRKPDASDEEVIKAATEAGVHEFIIDLPDGYATEIGEAGGRLSGGQRQRIAIARALVGDPPVVLLDEPSSSLDRHAETELKNTLIEIAKTRTVIMVSHSPTLLSACDYLYALDRGKLALAGPAREVLPRLFGGKAPPPKGDGPTPATPGPGKGKSAPAASPASGKATAQAAASTAPAVQSTPETPLQKLADNAIAAGASASADLAKASTKPAVKASAPPQAATPKRQVKAAATPRGKAPSVARSQDLARAVKPTAATQARKSKATPRSVPNLRSRQEASSISLEGVKPATSATVRSPAATSKTLPKATPHVRPPAPKANASVQLRGKERPHTRVGKTKTPSLSSASKSAPPTVPSGANPTVRGPKLVRALPNLDPHAGNSAPRAEASAKKHPKIKTGATLRPTTQSILKEWSEGSGSITSLRNDTKGRGVGARARSTPSLRSKGPVGE from the coding sequence TTGACCGGAGAAACCGCATTGGACCCGTCGACCGAACCGTCGGCCAAAAGTTGGCTTAAACCTTTTCTGAAGCCTTTGACGCCCGTCTTCCGCGAAGTCGTGGCGATGTCCTTTTTCGTCAATTTGCTGGCGCTGGCGGTGCCGGTTTTCACCATGCAGGTGTATAACCGCGTGGTGAACAGCAACGGCATCAGCACCTTGCAGGGCTTGGTCGTCGGCATGTTCCTGGTTATCGCCTTCGATTACGTCTTGCGTCAATCGCGTGCCCGCATTCTGCAAACCGTGGCTTTGCGTGTCGATGTCGATCTGGGGCGTCGACTGTTCCGCAAAATCATGCGCATGCCGCTGCAAAATCTGGAAGCGCAGCCGTCGGCGTACTGGTCGTCGCTGTTTCGCGATGTCGACGTCGTACGCAATACCCTGTCGGGTTCCACCGCGCTACTGGTCGCGGACTTGCCCTTCGCAATCTTGTTTCTCATTCTGATTTTCGTCATCGCCGCCCCGGTCGCTTGGGTGTTGCTGGTGATGTTGCCGGTGTTCATGTTCATCGCGTGGCGTTCGTCCAACGTCATGTCGGATGCCAGCGGTCAAGAACGCAAATCCACCCAAACCCGAGATTCATTGGTCGGCGAAATGATCGCCGGACGCACCACCATCAAAGCCTTGGGGCTGGACCGTTCGATGGAGCCGGTGTGGGAAGAAAAACACGCCGAAAACATCGAAAGCGCCATCAACCGCGGCTCCAAAACCGACGGCTTTTCCAACCTAGGCGCGTCGCTGGGCCTGATCACGTCCTTGTTGCTGACCACCGTGGGCGCTTTGGCGATCATCGACCAAAATCTCACCATCGGCGCATTGATCGCCACCAACATGCTGTCCGGACGCATCATGGGGCCGCTCAACCAATTGGTCGGCACATGGCGCTTGTATGCCGGTTTCAACCAAGCAACGGAACGCCTGGGCACCGTGTTCCTCAACACCTCCGAGCGTGAAGTCAGCGAAGTCAAACTGGAAAAACCCAAAGGCGCGCTGAGCATCGAAAACGTCTTCTTCTCCTATGGCGAGGATCAAGCGCCGGTGGTATCCGGCATCACCGTGGAAATTCAGCCCGGTGGCGTGCACGCCTTGGTGGGGCGAAACGGTTCGGGCAAAACCACGCTGTTGAAAATCATTCAGGGCCTCTATCAACCGCATAAAGGCCGCGTCACCTTGGACGGCGCCGACATGGCGCAGTTTACGCGATCCGAACTGGCCGACTGGTTGGGCTATGTGCCTCAAGAAAGCGTGCTTTTCGCTGGCACAGTGCGCGACAACATCACATCGCGCAAACCCGATGCCTCGGACGAAGAGGTCATCAAGGCCGCAACCGAGGCCGGCGTGCACGAATTCATCATCGACTTGCCGGACGGCTACGCGACCGAAATCGGCGAAGCCGGTGGGAGGTTGTCCGGCGGTCAACGTCAACGTATCGCCATCGCCCGCGCGTTGGTCGGCGATCCGCCGGTGGTGCTGTTGGATGAACCGTCGTCGAGCCTCGACCGTCATGCAGAAACCGAGTTGAAAAACACTCTGATCGAAATCGCCAAGACCCGCACCGTGATCATGGTCAGCCACAGCCCGACTTTGCTGTCGGCGTGCGACTATCTCTACGCCTTGGATCGTGGCAAACTGGCGCTTGCTGGCCCTGCACGCGAAGTTTTGCCGCGCCTATTCGGCGGCAAGGCGCCGCCACCCAAAGGCGATGGCCCCACCCCCGCCACGCCTGGTCCTGGCAAAGGCAAAAGTGCTCCCGCTGCCTCACCCGCTTCGGGCAAAGCCACTGCTCAGGCTGCGGCATCGACTGCGCCGGCGGTTCAGTCGACACCGGAAACGCCGTTGCAAAAGCTTGCCGATAACGCAATTGCGGCTGGCGCATCGGCATCGGCCGACCTAGCAAAAGCTTCAACGAAGCCCGCTGTCAAAGCGTCGGCGCCCCCTCAGGCCGCAACGCCCAAGCGTCAGGTGAAGGCCGCAGCAACCCCGCGCGGCAAAGCCCCGTCGGTTGCGCGCAGCCAGGATCTCGCCAGAGCCGTCAAACCCACAGCCGCCACCCAAGCACGCAAGTCGAAAGCGACGCCGCGTTCGGTACCAAACTTACGTTCGCGTCAAGAAGCATCGTCGATCTCGCTCGAAGGTGTCAAACCGGCTACCTCGGCGACGGTGCGCAGCCCTGCGGCGACCAGCAAGACGCTCCCCAAAGCGACGCCGCATGTCCGCCCGCCCGCACCGAAAGCGAACGCCAGCGTCCAGCTACGCGGCAAGGAACGCCCGCACACGCGCGTAGGAAAAACCAAAACGCCATCGCTTTCATCCGCTTCAAAGAGTGCGCCCCCGACAGTCCCATCCGGTGCAAACCCCACTGTGCGGGGACCGAAACTTGTGCGGGCCTTGCCAAATCTGGACCCCCATGCCGGAAACAGTGCGCCGCGCGCCGAAGCCTCAGCCAAGAAGCACCCAAAAATCAAGACCGGTGCGACTTTGCGCCCCACCACCCAATCCATTTTAAAGGAATGGTCTGAGGGATCGGGATCCATCACGTCGCTACGCAATGACACGAAGGGTCGTGGCGTCGGCGCACGGGCACGTTCCACACCGAGCCTGCGCTCCAAGGGACCGGTCGGAGAATAG
- a CDS encoding diguanylate cyclase gives MSIIKTPIASRWNTISSLAMVLIVATAIGGVYIGANAIRLFSDMRATWHHYDQVSEQKITYLTQMHQYLGYSGFAQHLKDYLLHGKDHVLTWIDIDLDQAKNAIDSYRLLEINEAETAALDDLKALVLKSRAQVQEIPKLRQTGMTPAQIDTRIDLNPDAAIAALDQLRWAWRQQAGVAEQALNETSDTGANLVYFGWVFIPVMGVIGLIVFGLVNRLRSQITAYEREKAALETSERKFRDMAANVPGVIFQWYERRGGERGYLYVSPRCKELYGVSAAELQRNWQALSIHPDDEERYLKTVQDAFEKRTDWSFEGRFLTPSGEEKWWRGISKPVPVSDEEIVFNGMIIDISLQKKMEEELRALATTDGLTGAYNRRHFIYEASTEVPRAKRYGHPLSVLMIDLDFFKKINDAFGHAGGDEVLRRFVTSVKSILRGPDVLGRIGGEEFALMLPETDLVGAIALAERIRSDIQDLNIRWDKRTIKVTASIGVAMLQKDDTDIHAIMAKADKALYTAKAEGRNRVMVSGGTVELSADAAPELIGLTATGPGPHGAN, from the coding sequence ATGTCGATCATCAAGACCCCCATCGCCTCACGCTGGAACACCATCAGTTCTCTCGCCATGGTGCTGATCGTCGCGACCGCCATCGGCGGGGTTTATATCGGCGCGAACGCCATCCGCCTGTTCAGCGACATGCGCGCCACATGGCATCACTACGACCAAGTGTCTGAGCAAAAGATCACCTACCTGACCCAAATGCACCAGTATCTGGGCTATTCCGGTTTCGCCCAACACCTCAAGGACTATCTGTTGCATGGCAAAGATCATGTCCTGACGTGGATCGACATCGATCTGGACCAAGCCAAAAACGCCATCGACTCATACCGCTTACTCGAAATCAACGAGGCCGAAACGGCGGCGCTCGACGATCTCAAAGCCCTGGTGCTCAAAAGCCGCGCCCAGGTCCAGGAAATTCCCAAATTGCGCCAAACCGGCATGACGCCGGCACAAATCGACACCCGCATCGACCTCAACCCCGACGCCGCCATCGCGGCTTTGGATCAGCTGCGCTGGGCTTGGCGCCAACAGGCCGGGGTTGCCGAGCAGGCGCTGAACGAAACCTCCGACACCGGCGCCAATCTGGTCTATTTCGGCTGGGTGTTCATCCCCGTCATGGGCGTGATCGGTTTGATCGTGTTCGGTTTGGTCAACCGTTTGCGCAGTCAAATCACCGCGTATGAGCGCGAAAAGGCCGCGTTGGAAACATCGGAACGCAAGTTCCGCGACATGGCCGCAAACGTGCCCGGGGTGATTTTCCAATGGTACGAACGGCGCGGCGGCGAACGCGGCTATCTTTATGTCAGCCCGCGCTGCAAGGAATTGTACGGCGTCAGCGCCGCCGAACTGCAAAGGAACTGGCAGGCGCTTTCTATCCACCCCGACGACGAGGAACGCTATCTCAAAACCGTTCAGGACGCGTTCGAAAAACGCACAGACTGGTCGTTCGAAGGCCGTTTCCTGACGCCGTCCGGCGAAGAAAAATGGTGGCGCGGCATCTCCAAGCCGGTGCCGGTCAGCGACGAAGAGATCGTGTTCAACGGCATGATCATCGACATCTCGTTGCAAAAGAAAATGGAAGAAGAGCTGCGCGCCCTGGCCACCACCGACGGCCTGACCGGGGCCTACAATCGCCGCCATTTCATCTATGAGGCCTCCACCGAAGTGCCGCGCGCCAAACGCTACGGCCATCCGCTTTCGGTGTTGATGATCGACCTCGACTTTTTCAAGAAGATCAACGACGCCTTCGGTCATGCCGGCGGCGACGAGGTGCTGCGCCGCTTCGTCACCTCGGTCAAAAGCATCTTGCGCGGGCCCGATGTGCTGGGACGCATCGGCGGCGAAGAGTTCGCCCTGATGCTGCCCGAAACAGACTTGGTTGGCGCGATTGCGCTGGCGGAACGCATCCGCAGCGACATTCAAGACCTCAACATCCGTTGGGACAAACGCACCATCAAGGTCACCGCGTCGATCGGCGTGGCGATGCTGCAAAAGGACGACACCGACATCCACGCCATCATGGCCAAGGCCGACAAGGCGCTCTACACCGCCAAGGCCGAAGGCCGCAACCGGGTGATGGTCAGCGGCGGCACCGTCGAACTGTCCGCCGACGCGGCGCCCGAACTCATCGGTCTTACCGCCACCGGACCGGGGCCGCACGGCGCGAACTGA